The window GAGGACCATGCCGACGACCCCCACGACGACGTAGGCGGCGTTGCGCCGGCCGCTCTCGGCGACCAGCCGGAACAGCGGCCAGTCCTCGACCGCCGCGTCAGCGATGGTGTCCGGGCGGTCGCTCATCGCACCACCTCCTCGCGGTCGAGGAAGCCCTCGGAGACGGCGTTGACGTCTCCGACCTGGACCCGCCAGAGGTCGGCGTAGAGGCCGTCCTCGGCGACCAGTTCGTCGTGCGTGCCGGCCTCGCGGACCCGGCCGTCGTCGAGGACGAGGATCAGGTCGGCGTCCCGGACCGTCGACAGGCGGTGGGCGATGGCGATTGTCGTCCGGCCCTCGCCCAGGTCGTCGACGCTCTCCTGGATCTGCCGCTCGGTCTCGTTGTCGACGTGGCTGGTCGCCTCGTCGAGCACGAGGACGGCGGGGTCCCGCAGGAGCGCGCGGGCGATGGCGATGCGCTGGCGCTGGCCGCCCGAGAGCCGCGAGCCGCGCTCGCCGACGTCGGTGTCGTAGCCGTCGGGGAGGTCGGTGACGAACTCGTGGGCGCCGGCCCGCTTCGCGGCGGCGACCACCTCGTCGCGGCTCGCGTGTCGCTCACTGCGCTCGCTCCCGCTCGCCCGTTCCGAGGCCTCGCTACGCTCGGCCTCGTGGCCCGCGTCGGTCGCATACGCGATGTTCTCCCGCACAGTTCCGGTGAACAGGAACGGATCCTGAGAGACGTAGCCGAGGTGGTCGCGGAGGCTCCGGCGCGAGACGGTGGCGGTGTCCGTGCCGTCGATGCGGATCGTCCCCGCGTCGGGGTCGTAAAAGCGGAAGAGCAGTTTGACGATGGTCGACTTGCCCGCGCCGGTGGGGCCGACGACGCCCACGAGGTCGCCGGGCTCGGCGCTGAAGGAGACGTCCGAGACGGTCGTCTCCTCGGCCGCCGCCGACTCCGACGCGCCCCGGTCGGCCGCGTCCGAACCGGACTGCGAGCCGCTCGCCCCGTAGCCGAAGGAGACGCCGTCGTACTCGACGCCGCCGTCGTCGATGGTCAGTTCGCCCTCGCCCGCGTCGTCGAGGGCGTTCGTGCGCTCGAGGACCGCGACGATGCGCTTGCTGGAGGCCAGCGCGTTCTCGTAGCTGTCCAGCACCTCCAGCACGAGCTGGCGGATCGGCGCGTAGAAGGACTTCCCGTAGAACAGGAACGTGACCAGCGTCCCGGCGGTCAGCGGCTCGACGAACGCCGGCGCGTCGCCCATGACGACGACGGCCCCGGCGGCGAACACGCCGATGAACACCAGGGAGGTCAGCAGCCAGGTGCTCGTGTTGTACGCGAGCCGCAGGCGGACGACCGACCACTTGTCGCGCTTGTACTGCTCGGAGACGTCGGCGACGGCGTCGCGCTCGGCGTCCTCGCGGCCGAAGGCCTTCACCGTCGCGACGCCGTCGACGCTGTCCTCCAGCCGCGAGTTGACCGTCCCGATGGTCTCGCGGACGTCGTCGTAGCGGGGCTCGACCCTGACGGCGTACCAGTAGCTGATGGCGGCGAGCACCAGCGGCACGAGCGACATGAGCAGCGCCAGCTGCCAGTGCAGCAGCGCCATGAAGGCGAACGCGGCGATCACCTGCACCGTAAAGCGGAGGCCGCGGAAGAAGCCGTCGCCGAACCGGCGGAGGTTCCCGACGTCGTTGTTGAGGACGCTCATCAGGTCGCCCGTCTCGCGGTCGTCGAAGTAGCCCATCTCCTGGCCGACGAGCGCGTCGAACGCGTCCACCCGGACGTCGTGGAGCGTCCGGTAGGTCGCCGTCCCGGAGACGCGGCCGCCGAGCCAGCTCAGGCCGGCCTCCAGGCCGAACGACGCGGCCAGCAGCGCGATGGTGAACGACACCTGTCCCTCGGTCGTCGTCGGGATCCAGGCGTCGGGGACGAGCGGGAGCGCGTAGGGCGTGCTCTCGAGGAAGAGCGCGTCCAGCGCGACGCCGACGAGCAGGGCCGGCACCCGGCCGGGGATCTGCGAGAGCGCCAGCGCCAGCCCGCCCAGGGCGAACCGGAGGGTGTGCGCTCGCCCGTAGGTCCCGATCAGGTGTGCGAGCGGGTCGTCGACGGGAGCGGTCTCGGGGTCTGTCGTCGAATCAGTCATCGGTCCATCTGGGAGTCCACGACGCCAGGTACGTCCGGGAGCGGCGACCGGCGGCGCGGCAACACACGTGTCCGGGATGAACCGGGTCTCCGTAGTAGTACCGTGAGATTGTGCATCATTGTCGAACGGTCGGTCCGACGCCCGGAGTCGCCCGTCAGCGTCGCCGGGAGAGCGACGCGGATGCGTCTGTAGGGCGGTCACGTCGACGGAACAAGTTAATAATCGACGCCGTCGCAGGGGCGGACATGTACGAGGCAGTCGTGTTCGACAACGACGGCGTGCTCGTGGAACCGCCCAGTCGGGACGCGCTCGTCTCCGCGACGCGGTCGGCGCTCGAAGACGTCGGCCTGGACGCCGACCCGCGGGCGGTCTGTCGCGACCTGGCCGAGGGGGACGCCGAGTCGCTCGCGGGCCGCTGCCGTCGCGAGGCCGTCGAGTTCGCCTCGTTCTGCCAGCGCGCCGCGTCGGCCGCCTTCGAGGCCCAGCGGCGGGAACTGGAGCGCGGGCGACGCGCCGTCTACGACGACGTGGCCGCGCTACGCGAGTTCGACGCCGCGCTCGGCCTCGTCAGCGACAACCACCCGCAGTTCGTCGACTACCTGCTGGCGCGGGCGGGGCTCGACGACCTGTTCGAGACGGTCCGGTGCCGGTCGATGACGCCCAGTCACCTCGACGCCTGCAAGCCGGATCCGCGCAACGTCAGGGCGGCCCTGGCGGACCTCGGGACCGAGGACGCGCTGCTGGTCGGCGACAGGACGGCGGACGTCGCGGCGGCCGAGCGGGCCGGCATCGACAGCGCGCTGCTCGAGCGCCCCGGCGCCGGCGACGGCGGCGTCGGGACGGTTCCGGACGCCGACGTCGACCCCGACTACCGGGTCGAGAGCATCGCGGAGCTGCGGTCCGTCGTCGGGTAGCGCGGGGACCGCCGGCTAGTCGGCGGCCGCCGCCGGCCCGGCCTCCTCCTCCTCCTCGTCGATGACGTTCTCCGTCCAGGTGCCCCGGAGGAACCACGCCAGCACGATGAGGGCGCTGCCGACGTGCATGCCGGCGATGCCGATCCAGGCGCCCGTCGTGCCCAGCTCGAACGTCGTCACGAGGACGTAGGCGGGGACCACCTGCAGGCCCCACACGGAGGCGACGGACATGAGCATCGCCGCGCGGGTGCTGCCGGCGCCGTTGAAACAGCCCTTGACGACGTGGAACACGCCCATCAGGGCGAAGGTGGGGGCGACGATGTACATGTACTCGGCGCCGATGTCGACGACGCGGTCGGCCCCCTCGCCGACGATGAACGCGCCGACGATCTCACGGGCCCAGACGACGCCGACCGCGCTGACGGCGACGTAGGCGGCGACGAGCATCCCGACGGCCATGTAGACGACCCGCTTGGCCCGCTCCTGTCGGTCCGCGCCGAGGTTCTGGCCGACGGCGGTCTCGACGCCCATCCCGAGCCCGACGGCCGGGAGGAAGACGAAGGAGGTCAGCCGCGCGGTGATGCCGAAGGCGGCGACGGCGGTCGATCCCACGAGGGCGACGACGGCCGTCATCGCGGTGTAGGACAGCGCCCCGGAGCTCTGCTCGATGCTCGCGGGGTAGCCGACGGAGACGATCTTCCGTACCGTGGCCGCCTCGAGGACGAGGTCCGAGAGGGACAGCGAGAGCCCGAGGCGGCCGGAGAACAGCAGGAGGACGCCCGGAACCGTCGCCAGCGCCCGCGAGAGGATGGTCGCGATGGCGGCGCCTTGCACGCCGTAGCCGGTGAAGCCGGTCGCGGAGAGCAGCGTCGCCTCCAGCCCCTCCAGGCCGAGCATCGCGAACAGCGGGTTCTCGCTGAAGCCCATGATGAACACGGGGTCGATGACGACGTTGACAGCGACGCTGACGGCCATCAGGTACATCGGCGTCGTGGTGTCGCCCCACCCGCGCAAAAGCGACTGGAAGACGAAGAAGCCGAACATGAACCAGACGCCGGTGAAGATGACGCGCATGTACTCGACGGAGTACTCGAAGACGGTCGTCCCCGGCTCGGCGCCGATGAGGCGGAGGAACGTCGGCGCCATGACGTAGCCGACGGCGCCCAGCACGAGCGAGAACAGCGAGACGAACGCTAGCGCCTGGCCGGCCACTTCCTCGACGCGCTCGAAGTTCTCCGCGCCCTTGTGCTGGG of the Halomicrobium salinisoli genome contains:
- a CDS encoding ABC transporter ATP-binding protein; protein product: MTDSTTDPETAPVDDPLAHLIGTYGRAHTLRFALGGLALALSQIPGRVPALLVGVALDALFLESTPYALPLVPDAWIPTTTEGQVSFTIALLAASFGLEAGLSWLGGRVSGTATYRTLHDVRVDAFDALVGQEMGYFDDRETGDLMSVLNNDVGNLRRFGDGFFRGLRFTVQVIAAFAFMALLHWQLALLMSLVPLVLAAISYWYAVRVEPRYDDVRETIGTVNSRLEDSVDGVATVKAFGREDAERDAVADVSEQYKRDKWSVVRLRLAYNTSTWLLTSLVFIGVFAAGAVVVMGDAPAFVEPLTAGTLVTFLFYGKSFYAPIRQLVLEVLDSYENALASSKRIVAVLERTNALDDAGEGELTIDDGGVEYDGVSFGYGASGSQSGSDAADRGASESAAAEETTVSDVSFSAEPGDLVGVVGPTGAGKSTIVKLLFRFYDPDAGTIRIDGTDTATVSRRSLRDHLGYVSQDPFLFTGTVRENIAYATDAGHEAERSEASERASGSERSERHASRDEVVAAAKRAGAHEFVTDLPDGYDTDVGERGSRLSGGQRQRIAIARALLRDPAVLVLDEATSHVDNETERQIQESVDDLGEGRTTIAIAHRLSTVRDADLILVLDDGRVREAGTHDELVAEDGLYADLWRVQVGDVNAVSEGFLDREEVVR
- a CDS encoding HAD family hydrolase produces the protein MYEAVVFDNDGVLVEPPSRDALVSATRSALEDVGLDADPRAVCRDLAEGDAESLAGRCRREAVEFASFCQRAASAAFEAQRRELERGRRAVYDDVAALREFDAALGLVSDNHPQFVDYLLARAGLDDLFETVRCRSMTPSHLDACKPDPRNVRAALADLGTEDALLVGDRTADVAAAERAGIDSALLERPGAGDGGVGTVPDADVDPDYRVESIAELRSVVG
- a CDS encoding MATE family efflux transporter gives rise to the protein MSATADRDLTEGSLLRPLLALSAPIVFTQLLQVLYNLVDTFWVGRLGQEAVSALSFSWPPVFVLISLGGGLTLAGSVLVAQHKGAENFERVEEVAGQALAFVSLFSLVLGAVGYVMAPTFLRLIGAEPGTTVFEYSVEYMRVIFTGVWFMFGFFVFQSLLRGWGDTTTPMYLMAVSVAVNVVIDPVFIMGFSENPLFAMLGLEGLEATLLSATGFTGYGVQGAAIATILSRALATVPGVLLLFSGRLGLSLSLSDLVLEAATVRKIVSVGYPASIEQSSGALSYTAMTAVVALVGSTAVAAFGITARLTSFVFLPAVGLGMGVETAVGQNLGADRQERAKRVVYMAVGMLVAAYVAVSAVGVVWAREIVGAFIVGEGADRVVDIGAEYMYIVAPTFALMGVFHVVKGCFNGAGSTRAAMLMSVASVWGLQVVPAYVLVTTFELGTTGAWIGIAGMHVGSALIVLAWFLRGTWTENVIDEEEEEAGPAAAAD